The following coding sequences lie in one Mucilaginibacter sp. KACC 22773 genomic window:
- a CDS encoding tetratricopeptide repeat protein, which produces MKKYLFVLSLLALTFATGDVFAQKTTDYQAIADSLYDSKDYRKALENYTRAINMNPKSKQKLVALLDKKAQAENDLKLYAEAIKDETAAILADPNFGDAYWNRAIAYGSTGEYQKAIADYNKAVPFNAGNNENLSTLYDNIALNERKIKQYKQAIEHGTKAISLNSQNGDAYWNRAAAHGQNGDYQQAVDDYTTAMYFNQEDLKELSNLYQFRGRNKRNLKQYKDAINDYNTSVKLNPDNGDAYWDRGLVYQRNGDYLLSANDFTKAMEFYQEDKQNLAILYDNRAGDEIALRLPEKAIADITRAISLDPERGHLYWSRANFYTQNGECKQAIADYTKTIDYYKDDNKAQAILHYDIATNLYILKDDPKVIDECAKAISLDPNFGESYFLRGKVYLKRLVNKDLAMKDFNRAIALDTTKASVGYIFSQFYIGQTDLALSLLQQLVLQTPNPDDVLTHYYNIACMFSIMNKPDEANIYLKKAIDSGYPKKFAANDEDFDNIRKTADYLAIMADTK; this is translated from the coding sequence ATGAAAAAGTACCTATTTGTTTTATCGTTGCTGGCTTTAACATTTGCTACCGGTGATGTTTTTGCACAGAAAACAACAGACTATCAGGCAATAGCCGATTCGCTTTATGATAGTAAAGACTATAGAAAAGCGCTGGAGAATTACACCAGAGCCATTAATATGAACCCTAAAAGCAAGCAGAAGCTCGTTGCCTTGCTTGATAAAAAGGCCCAAGCAGAAAACGATTTAAAATTGTATGCCGAAGCCATCAAAGATGAGACTGCGGCAATTTTAGCCGATCCCAATTTTGGCGATGCGTATTGGAACAGGGCGATTGCCTATGGAAGCACAGGAGAGTATCAGAAAGCCATCGCCGATTATAACAAAGCCGTCCCTTTTAACGCTGGCAATAACGAAAACCTGTCTACACTATATGACAATATCGCACTTAACGAGCGAAAAATAAAGCAATATAAACAGGCCATAGAGCACGGCACTAAGGCAATATCCCTTAACAGCCAAAACGGAGACGCATATTGGAACAGGGCCGCCGCACACGGCCAGAATGGAGATTACCAACAGGCTGTTGATGATTATACAACCGCCATGTACTTCAATCAAGAAGACCTGAAAGAGCTTTCCAATCTGTACCAGTTTAGGGGACGCAATAAAAGAAACCTAAAGCAATATAAAGACGCAATTAATGATTACAATACATCAGTAAAGTTAAATCCTGATAATGGCGATGCGTATTGGGACAGGGGACTTGTTTATCAACGCAACGGCGATTATCTGTTATCGGCTAATGATTTTACAAAAGCTATGGAATTTTACCAGGAAGACAAGCAGAACCTGGCTATACTTTATGATAACAGGGCAGGTGATGAAATAGCGCTGAGACTACCCGAGAAAGCAATTGCCGACATTACCCGCGCCATTAGCCTTGACCCTGAACGAGGGCACCTATATTGGAGCCGCGCAAACTTTTACACCCAAAACGGTGAATGCAAACAGGCAATTGCAGATTATACAAAAACAATCGACTATTACAAGGATGATAACAAAGCACAGGCTATCCTGCATTATGATATTGCAACTAATCTTTATATTTTAAAAGACGATCCAAAGGTGATAGACGAATGCGCCAAAGCGATTTCTTTAGACCCTAATTTTGGCGAGTCTTATTTTTTGAGAGGCAAGGTTTACCTAAAAAGACTTGTCAATAAAGACCTGGCTATGAAGGATTTTAACCGGGCAATCGCGCTGGATACCACAAAAGCATCCGTTGGTTACATTTTTTCGCAGTTTTATATTGGCCAAACCGACCTGGCCCTTAGTCTTTTACAGCAATTGGTATTACAAACGCCCAATCCTGATGATGTACTTACTCACTATTACAATATTGCCTGCATGTTTTCGATTATGAACAAACCCGACGAAGCTAATATCTACCTGAAAAAAGCGATTGACTCGGGCTACCCCAAAAAGTTTGCTGCAAACGACGAAGATTTTGATAACATCCGTAAAACGGCTGATTACCTGGCCATCATGGCCGATACAAAGTAA
- a CDS encoding molybdopterin-dependent oxidoreductase — MDEPEKLDRIIEARMKLKARFEEKMKLTPSVADDKPRGTGAPNRHGMPAIPIGQTVTVKWPVLDLGYQPNIPTEKWRLTIDGAVDNPVKLTWKQFLDLPQTKDTSDFHCVTTWSKLNMPWKGVSLLDIAALVHPKENATHIMCYGYDTYSTNISLEEALKPDVLLVHTFEGQPLPIEHGGPVRMITPQLYAWKGSKWIKRIEFLTENKLGFWEDRGYSNTAYPWRNDRYSD, encoded by the coding sequence ATGGACGAACCAGAAAAACTCGATCGTATTATTGAGGCCCGCATGAAGCTTAAAGCCCGGTTTGAGGAAAAGATGAAGCTTACCCCATCGGTAGCCGACGACAAACCCCGCGGTACCGGCGCACCAAACAGGCATGGCATGCCGGCTATCCCCATAGGTCAAACGGTTACTGTTAAATGGCCTGTGCTTGATTTGGGGTACCAACCCAATATACCAACCGAAAAATGGAGGCTGACTATTGATGGCGCAGTTGACAACCCGGTTAAGCTTACCTGGAAACAGTTTTTAGATTTACCCCAAACCAAAGACACCTCCGATTTTCATTGTGTAACCACCTGGTCAAAATTAAATATGCCATGGAAGGGTGTAAGCCTGCTTGATATTGCAGCATTGGTGCACCCTAAAGAAAATGCCACGCATATTATGTGCTACGGATACGATACGTATAGCACAAATATATCTTTGGAAGAAGCCCTTAAACCTGATGTTTTATTGGTGCATACTTTTGAGGGCCAGCCCTTGCCGATAGAACACGGAGGCCCGGTACGCATGATTACACCCCAGCTTTATGCCTGGAAGGGCTCAAAGTGGATAAAACGAATTGAGTTTTTAACCGAAAACAAATTAGGTTTCTGGGAAGATCGCGGCTATTCAAACACGGCCTATCCCTGGCGAAACGACAGGTATAGCGATTAG
- the prfA gene encoding peptide chain release factor 1 yields the protein MLEKLELIFQRWKTVEGELSNPEVMQDMKRYAQLNKEYKDLAKIVDEYNIYRNIMSNIDSNKEILATEKDEEFREMAKMELDELLGKQEEMEESIRLMLIPKDPEDSKNAMVEIRGGTGGDEAALFAGDLYRMYMRYCEKRGWKTELVDYTEGTSGGYKEIVFNVIAEDAYGTLKYESGVHRVQRVPDTETQGRVHTSAASVVVLPEVDEFDIDLQVSDIRKDLFCASGPGGQSVNTTYSAVRLTHLPTGIVAQCQDQKSQLKNYDKALQVLRSRVYEMELQKHLEETSKKRKTMVSTGDRSAKVRTYNYPQGRLTEHRIGLTIYNLPGVLNGDLQEIMEALQFAENAEKLKEGTVV from the coding sequence ATGTTAGAGAAATTAGAACTGATATTTCAACGCTGGAAAACCGTTGAAGGCGAATTAAGCAATCCTGAAGTAATGCAGGATATGAAACGCTATGCCCAGCTGAATAAAGAATATAAAGACCTTGCTAAAATTGTTGACGAGTATAACATATACCGTAACATTATGAGCAATATTGATAGCAATAAAGAGATTTTGGCTACCGAAAAAGACGAAGAGTTTCGTGAAATGGCCAAAATGGAACTGGATGAGTTATTGGGCAAACAGGAAGAGATGGAAGAATCCATCCGCCTGATGCTGATCCCTAAAGATCCTGAAGATAGCAAAAACGCAATGGTAGAAATTCGTGGCGGTACCGGTGGCGACGAAGCTGCTTTATTTGCCGGCGACCTTTACCGCATGTACATGCGCTATTGCGAAAAACGCGGCTGGAAAACCGAACTGGTTGATTATACCGAAGGCACCAGCGGCGGCTACAAGGAAATTGTATTTAACGTAATAGCCGAAGACGCCTACGGTACCCTAAAATATGAATCGGGCGTACATCGGGTTCAACGCGTTCCTGATACTGAAACCCAGGGCAGGGTACACACTTCGGCCGCATCGGTTGTGGTATTGCCCGAGGTTGATGAGTTTGATATCGACCTGCAGGTTAGCGATATCCGCAAGGATTTGTTCTGCGCATCGGGCCCGGGCGGTCAATCGGTAAATACTACCTACTCGGCCGTAAGGTTAACCCACTTGCCTACCGGTATTGTGGCGCAGTGCCAGGACCAAAAATCGCAATTAAAAAACTACGATAAAGCATTACAGGTATTACGCTCACGCGTGTACGAAATGGAGCTGCAAAAGCACCTGGAAGAAACATCCAAAAAGCGCAAAACCATGGTATCAACCGGCGACAGGTCGGCCAAGGTACGTACCTACAACTACCCGCAGGGCCGCTTAACAGAGCACCGCATCGGGCTTACCATATACAACCTGCCCGGCGTATTAAACGGCGACTTACAGGAGATAATGGAAGCTTTACAGTTTGCAGAAAATGCCGAGAAACTGAAAGAAGGAACCGTAGTTTAA
- a CDS encoding AraC family transcriptional regulator, protein MDALSTILDATSLRSVVYSKIPLSAPWGLDIIKDDNSQFWRLVSGSCSIGTPDGRIIEMDEGDLVFVPHGSAHWIADKPTSLRIPSPEFVKARRAGIPVFNTGGDVTTLIAGHFEFDYRALHPFLKDLPAVIHIRQYVTENQLLVKQVAQLMLNELNNEKPGSRVMLKCLSEIMFVNIIRAYLEQDAPQSGFLSALNNPRISKALTLMQDSPQNNWTLDSLAQEVGMSRSVFFNQFKKLVYETPLSYLTNWRIRQAQKLLLMDKNNVAQIAANVGYQSEAAFNRIFKLKTGQTPAAYRRNKLNR, encoded by the coding sequence ATGGACGCTTTAAGTACAATATTAGATGCAACCAGCCTGCGGAGTGTTGTTTACAGCAAAATCCCGCTTTCGGCCCCATGGGGGCTGGATATTATTAAAGACGATAATTCGCAATTCTGGCGGTTGGTGAGCGGCAGTTGCAGCATTGGCACACCCGACGGCCGTATCATAGAAATGGACGAAGGCGACCTTGTATTTGTGCCTCATGGCAGCGCCCATTGGATAGCCGATAAACCTACAAGTTTGCGTATCCCGTCGCCGGAATTTGTGAAGGCCCGCAGAGCGGGTATACCTGTTTTTAATACAGGGGGCGATGTAACCACCCTAATAGCGGGCCATTTTGAATTTGATTACCGGGCCCTACATCCCTTTTTAAAAGATTTGCCGGCGGTTATCCATATCAGGCAATATGTAACCGAAAATCAACTGCTGGTAAAGCAGGTTGCACAGTTAATGCTGAACGAACTCAATAACGAAAAACCGGGGAGCAGGGTAATGCTAAAGTGCTTATCCGAAATTATGTTCGTGAATATCATCAGGGCGTATTTAGAACAGGACGCGCCCCAAAGTGGTTTTCTTTCGGCATTAAACAACCCGAGGATCAGCAAGGCGCTGACACTAATGCAGGACTCGCCTCAAAACAATTGGACGCTGGATTCTCTTGCACAGGAGGTGGGGATGTCGCGGTCCGTTTTCTTTAACCAATTTAAAAAATTAGTGTACGAAACGCCGCTAAGCTACCTTACCAACTGGCGCATAAGGCAAGCTCAAAAGTTGTTACTGATGGATAAGAACAATGTGGCCCAAATAGCGGCAAACGTGGGTTATCAATCAGAAGCGGCCTTTAACCGTATATTTAAATTAAAAACCGGGCAAACGCCTGCAGCCTACCGAAGAAATAAGCTTAACCGGTAA
- a CDS encoding SnoaL-like domain-containing protein, which translates to MTTQELADCYNELFQQRKVTEIYQQLYSADIVCTEPEHALAMGVPTITMGIEAVLAKSKARQELIAEVHSFFCSRPVVGGNFFSTAMGRDMTLKNGQRLQLAEIAVFGVKDDKIITETFFY; encoded by the coding sequence ATGACAACACAGGAATTAGCGGATTGCTACAATGAACTTTTTCAACAACGGAAAGTAACAGAAATTTACCAACAGTTGTATAGTGCCGACATTGTTTGTACCGAACCGGAACACGCTTTGGCAATGGGCGTGCCCACCATTACTATGGGTATTGAGGCTGTTTTGGCAAAATCAAAAGCCAGGCAGGAACTTATAGCCGAAGTACACAGCTTTTTTTGCAGCCGGCCGGTGGTGGGCGGCAACTTTTTTAGCACGGCCATGGGCCGGGATATGACGCTGAAAAATGGCCAAAGGCTACAATTAGCAGAGATAGCCGTTTTTGGTGTAAAAGACGATAAGATAATAACCGAAACGTTTTTCTATTAA
- a CDS encoding prolyl oligopeptidase family serine peptidase: MKRTPCLLALAVLFYSYSHAQQMTIKTLPYPKTKKVDTVDTYFGTPVPDPYRWLENDQAPDTKAWVKEENKVTQDYLKQIPYREDIRKRLETLWNYEKYSAPFKEGQYTYFYKNDGLQSQAVLYRQIGDSGKPEVFLDPNKFSADGTTSLQGIDFTKDGDLAAYQISEGGSDWRKVIVIKTSDKSVVGDTLIDVKFSGLAWKGTDGFYYSSYDKPKAGSQLSGLTQYHKLFYHKLGTPQSTDKLIFGGEKTKRRYIGAYLTEDERFLVITAATSTTGNELYIQDLSKAGSPIVTVVDNFDNQHSVLDNVGSKLYILTNIYSPNFKIVTVDAATPGITHWKDLIPETKNVLSASTAGGKIFAEYLKDATSFVQQYSMDGKLERTITLPSVGTAGGFAAKKEEKETYYTFTSYIYPPTIFKLDIATGQSSIYKKSGVQFDPEQYESKQVFYASKDKTKIPMIITYKKGMVLNGQNPLMLYAYGGFGVSLTPAFSTSNIILLEHGGIYAVPNLRGGGEYGETWHKKGIKMKKQNVFDDFIAAAEYLIKNKYTSKEHLAVSGGSNGGLLIGAMLTQRPDLFKVAFPAVGVMDMLRYNKFTAGAGWSYDYGTAEDSKEMFEYLYKYSPYHALTPREYPATMVTTADHDDRVVPAHSFKFGSRLQEYQKGAEPVLIRIETNAGHGAGQSTAQVISGQVDKWAFMFWNMGVH; encoded by the coding sequence ATGAAAAGAACACCCTGCTTACTTGCATTAGCTGTTTTATTTTACAGCTATTCCCACGCGCAACAAATGACTATTAAAACACTACCATACCCCAAAACAAAAAAGGTTGATACCGTTGATACATACTTTGGTACCCCGGTGCCCGACCCCTACCGCTGGCTGGAAAACGACCAGGCTCCGGATACAAAGGCCTGGGTAAAAGAAGAAAATAAAGTTACACAGGATTACCTGAAACAGATACCCTATCGTGAAGACATCCGCAAACGCCTTGAAACATTGTGGAATTACGAGAAATACAGCGCTCCATTTAAAGAGGGACAGTACACTTATTTTTATAAAAACGACGGCCTGCAAAGCCAGGCGGTTTTATACAGGCAAATTGGCGATAGCGGCAAGCCCGAGGTGTTTTTAGATCCCAATAAATTTTCGGCCGATGGAACTACATCTTTACAGGGTATCGATTTTACCAAAGACGGCGACCTGGCGGCCTACCAGATCTCGGAAGGCGGATCAGACTGGCGCAAGGTTATTGTGATAAAAACCAGCGACAAAAGTGTGGTTGGCGATACCCTTATCGATGTAAAATTTAGCGGCCTTGCCTGGAAAGGTACCGATGGCTTTTATTACAGCAGCTATGATAAGCCTAAAGCCGGCAGCCAGCTGTCGGGCTTAACGCAGTACCATAAATTATTTTACCACAAACTGGGCACGCCGCAAAGTACCGATAAGCTGATATTTGGAGGCGAAAAAACCAAACGCCGTTACATTGGCGCTTACCTTACCGAAGACGAACGCTTTTTGGTGATAACCGCAGCCACATCAACCACCGGCAATGAGTTGTACATCCAGGATTTGAGTAAGGCCGGTAGCCCTATAGTTACCGTTGTTGATAATTTTGACAACCAGCACAGTGTATTGGACAATGTGGGCAGCAAGCTGTATATCCTAACCAACATTTATTCGCCAAATTTTAAAATAGTTACCGTTGATGCCGCAACGCCCGGCATAACCCATTGGAAAGATTTGATACCCGAAACCAAAAATGTGTTATCAGCCAGTACCGCCGGGGGCAAAATTTTTGCCGAATACCTTAAAGATGCCACCTCTTTTGTGCAACAGTACAGCATGGATGGCAAGCTGGAACGAACCATCACCCTCCCATCAGTTGGAACTGCGGGTGGCTTTGCCGCCAAAAAAGAAGAAAAGGAAACCTATTATACTTTTACCAGCTACATATACCCGCCAACTATTTTTAAGCTGGATATAGCCACCGGGCAATCAAGTATTTACAAAAAATCGGGCGTGCAGTTTGATCCCGAACAGTACGAATCGAAACAGGTGTTTTACGCGTCGAAGGATAAAACCAAAATCCCGATGATTATCACCTATAAAAAAGGTATGGTGCTAAATGGCCAGAACCCTTTAATGTTATATGCCTACGGCGGTTTCGGAGTGAGTTTAACACCGGCATTCAGCACATCGAACATTATACTTTTAGAACATGGCGGCATTTACGCTGTGCCAAATTTGCGCGGCGGCGGCGAGTACGGCGAAACCTGGCATAAAAAGGGTATCAAAATGAAAAAACAAAACGTTTTTGACGATTTTATTGCCGCTGCCGAATACCTTATAAAAAACAAATACACGTCTAAAGAGCACCTGGCGGTATCCGGCGGTTCAAATGGAGGCCTGCTCATCGGCGCAATGCTTACCCAGCGGCCTGATTTGTTTAAGGTAGCATTCCCGGCCGTAGGCGTTATGGATATGCTGCGTTACAATAAGTTTACAGCCGGAGCGGGCTGGAGCTATGATTATGGCACAGCAGAAGATTCGAAGGAAATGTTTGAATACCTGTACAAATACTCGCCATACCATGCCCTTACACCGCGTGAATACCCGGCAACAATGGTTACCACAGCCGACCATGACGACCGCGTTGTACCTGCTCATTCCTTTAAGTTTGGTTCGCGGCTACAGGAGTACCAAAAAGGCGCCGAGCCGGTACTTATTCGCATTGAAACCAACGCCGGTCATGGCGCAGGCCAATCCACCGCCCAGGTAATAAGCGGCCAGGTTGATAAATGGGCCTTTATGTTTTGGAATATGGGGGTTCATTAG
- a CDS encoding GDSL-type esterase/lipase family protein, producing the protein MNRFGLAFVLILTGITCAFAQDKKPNLNIIFIGNSITQGVQLATPEDAPPATTIAYLRQQKNFGTVEFSNQGHSGYTTLDFLPGTNTFTKVEEAAGAFTDKNALLIFSVKLGTNDSAIQGPHGAPVSAGDYIQNVKTIIDKLLADFPAAVVILQHPIWYSPNTQNGAKYLQEGLSRLQSYAPKLDSLTQSYATINPKHVFTGDKKAFKYFKKHHLTLLIPENGRQGIFYLHPNKAGAIVLGEFWGKAIEKVVRKNFEE; encoded by the coding sequence ATGAATAGATTTGGTTTAGCTTTTGTATTAATTTTAACAGGCATTACATGCGCGTTTGCGCAGGATAAAAAGCCCAACCTTAACATTATATTTATTGGTAACAGTATAACACAGGGCGTTCAGCTGGCTACGCCTGAAGATGCCCCGCCGGCAACAACTATTGCGTATCTGCGCCAACAAAAAAACTTTGGCACCGTTGAGTTTAGCAACCAGGGCCATAGCGGCTACACCACCCTTGATTTTTTACCTGGTACCAACACCTTCACCAAAGTGGAAGAAGCAGCCGGTGCATTTACTGATAAAAACGCGTTACTGATATTTTCGGTTAAGCTGGGTACTAATGATAGCGCCATCCAGGGGCCGCATGGTGCGCCTGTATCTGCGGGCGATTACATCCAGAATGTAAAAACCATTATCGATAAATTGCTTGCAGATTTCCCGGCGGCTGTCGTTATATTGCAGCACCCCATCTGGTACAGCCCTAACACCCAAAACGGGGCAAAATACCTGCAGGAGGGGCTATCGAGATTGCAAAGTTATGCGCCTAAATTAGATAGCCTTACCCAAAGCTACGCCACCATTAACCCTAAACACGTTTTTACCGGCGATAAAAAAGCATTCAAATATTTTAAGAAACATCACCTTACGCTGCTGATACCCGAAAATGGCAGGCAAGGTATATTTTACCTGCATCCCAATA